The following coding sequences are from one Methanococcoides orientis window:
- a CDS encoding ATP-binding response regulator yields the protein MAENGRTKILVVDDEPDNVELLTAYLSYDYDIVPAYSGREALKILENSQQNLPDLVLMDIMLKDGMDGVEAANHIHIDYEIPLVYITAYADETIMQRAKLTEPFGYILKPFEESELRTNIEIALYKHEMESKLKESQKWLTAILNNTGDAMIATDQDGYIKFMNPFSEALTGWKQDDVLGKPLKDIFYVESEETGKAAEDPIEKVVREGMFYGLASQTLLVTKTNTRIPVDIIGSPIKGENDKLIGVLISFCDISDRKRIENLIYKERM from the coding sequence ATGGCTGAGAATGGTAGAACCAAAATACTTGTAGTCGACGATGAACCTGATAATGTCGAATTGCTTACTGCATACCTATCATACGATTATGATATAGTTCCAGCATACAGTGGCAGGGAAGCCCTTAAGATCCTGGAGAATTCACAACAGAATTTACCGGACCTTGTTTTGATGGACATTATGTTAAAGGATGGAATGGACGGTGTGGAAGCTGCAAACCATATCCATATCGACTACGAGATACCTCTTGTCTACATCACTGCCTATGCCGATGAAACCATTATGCAAAGAGCAAAGTTGACAGAACCTTTTGGTTATATACTCAAGCCCTTTGAGGAAAGTGAACTTCGCACCAACATCGAGATCGCTCTTTACAAGCATGAGATGGAGAGTAAACTAAAGGAAAGTCAGAAATGGCTTACTGCAATACTAAACAACACTGGCGATGCAATGATCGCTACTGACCAGGATGGCTACATTAAGTTCATGAACCCTTTTTCAGAAGCACTTACCGGCTGGAAGCAGGATGATGTACTTGGAAAACCATTAAAGGACATATTCTATGTCGAAAGTGAAGAAACCGGTAAAGCCGCTGAGGACCCCATTGAGAAAGTCGTTCGCGAAGGTATGTTCTATGGACTTGCAAGCCAGACACTTCTGGTTACAAAGACCAACACAAGAATCCCTGTCGATATCATCGGATCACCCATTAAAGGCGAGAACGACAAATTGATAGGTGTTCTGATAAGTTTCTGCGATATTTCAGATAGGAAGAGGATCGAGAATCTTATCTACAAAGAAAGGATGTAA
- a CDS encoding 5-(carboxyamino)imidazole ribonucleotide mutase, translated as MVDISILMGSESDHAIANRVTKVLEDTKYSFEVNVISAHRDPDKLEDHIASSDAKVYIAIAGLSAALPGVIASKTMKPVIGVPVSAKLGGLDALLSVVQMPPGVPVASVGIDNGANAAKLAIRILDLIE; from the coding sequence ATGGTAGATATTTCAATATTAATGGGCTCTGAATCAGATCACGCAATTGCAAACCGCGTTACAAAAGTATTGGAAGATACAAAATACTCCTTTGAAGTAAATGTTATTTCCGCACACAGAGACCCCGACAAACTTGAAGACCACATCGCCAGCAGTGATGCAAAGGTCTACATTGCTATTGCAGGACTATCCGCCGCACTTCCGGGAGTCATTGCTTCCAAGACAATGAAACCTGTGATCGGTGTACCTGTCAGTGCAAAACTTGGCGGACTTGATGCATTGCTCTCAGTTGTGCAGATGCCTCCAGGAGTGCCTGTTGCCAGCGTTGGTATCGATAACGGTGCAAATGCTGCAAAACTTGCAATAAGGATCCTCGATCTTATTGAATGA
- the lonB gene encoding ATP-dependent protease LonB, translated as MDNEMTPNEEAELFGEDFNTTNSIDVPELLIDQVIGQDHAVEVVKKAASQRRHVMMIGTPGTGKSMLAKAMAELLPKEELEDIMTYPNLEDNNNPKIREVPAGKGREIVLAHKMESRKKAQSRNMLMMFLVFGIVMYSFYVGQLLWGIIAAIMILMLTRQFMPKEEMMIPKLIVSNYQKDHAPYIDATGTHAGALLGDVRHDPFQSGGLETPSHDRVESGDIHKSHKGVLFIDEINTLKLESQQSLLTALQEKEYAITGQSERSSGALVKTEPVPCDFIMVAAGNLDAMEKMHPALRSRIKGYGYEVFMRDSMEDTLENRKTLVRFVAQEVARDGHIPSFDKDAVNEVIREARRRAGRKGHLTLKFRDLGGLIRVAGDIAHSENAEITTAKHVLAAKKIARSIEQQLADSYLERRKDYQLFTKVGAAVGRVNGLAVMGGDSGIVLPIMAEVTPTQSTGQGHVIATGMLKDIAKEAVQNVSAVIKNVTGDDVINHDIHIQFIGTYEGVEGDSASISIATAVISAMENIPIDQTVAMTGSLSVRGDVLPIGGATYKIEAAAQAGIKKVIIPKSNEADVLIEENYRDMVEIIPVTTIAEVIEHSLVGEDKAGIIEKLRKLTEMNAIPKSEVETLTGSNNE; from the coding sequence ATGGACAACGAAATGACTCCTAATGAAGAAGCCGAACTGTTCGGTGAAGATTTTAACACTACAAATTCAATAGATGTACCTGAATTACTGATCGATCAGGTCATCGGGCAGGACCACGCCGTTGAAGTTGTAAAGAAAGCAGCTAGCCAAAGGCGTCATGTAATGATGATAGGTACACCAGGTACCGGAAAATCAATGCTCGCAAAAGCAATGGCTGAACTTTTGCCAAAGGAAGAACTTGAAGATATAATGACATATCCTAATCTTGAGGACAATAACAATCCAAAGATCAGGGAAGTACCTGCCGGCAAAGGCAGGGAGATCGTGTTAGCCCATAAGATGGAATCACGCAAGAAAGCACAGTCACGCAATATGCTGATGATGTTCCTTGTATTTGGTATTGTAATGTATTCCTTCTATGTTGGGCAGTTGCTCTGGGGTATCATTGCAGCTATCATGATACTTATGTTGACAAGACAGTTCATGCCAAAAGAAGAAATGATGATACCAAAGCTCATCGTTTCAAATTACCAGAAAGACCACGCACCATACATCGATGCAACAGGAACACACGCTGGTGCACTCCTTGGAGATGTCAGACACGACCCATTCCAGTCAGGTGGACTTGAAACACCATCCCACGACAGGGTTGAGAGCGGAGACATCCACAAGTCACACAAAGGTGTGCTTTTCATTGACGAGATCAACACATTAAAACTTGAATCACAGCAAAGCCTCCTCACAGCATTACAGGAGAAGGAATATGCCATTACAGGTCAGTCCGAACGCAGTTCCGGTGCACTTGTAAAGACAGAACCAGTTCCATGTGACTTCATCATGGTAGCAGCAGGTAACCTCGATGCCATGGAAAAGATGCACCCTGCACTGCGCTCACGTATCAAGGGATATGGATACGAGGTCTTCATGAGAGATTCAATGGAAGATACTCTTGAGAACAGGAAGACACTTGTCCGCTTTGTAGCACAGGAAGTTGCACGAGATGGACACATCCCTTCATTTGATAAAGATGCAGTAAATGAAGTGATCAGGGAAGCAAGAAGAAGAGCAGGAAGAAAAGGCCATCTTACCCTTAAGTTCCGTGACCTTGGAGGACTTATCCGGGTTGCCGGTGACATTGCTCACTCCGAGAACGCAGAGATCACAACTGCAAAGCATGTTCTGGCAGCAAAGAAGATCGCACGTTCAATTGAACAGCAACTCGCAGACAGCTATCTGGAGAGGCGTAAGGACTATCAGCTCTTTACCAAGGTAGGAGCAGCTGTCGGCAGGGTCAACGGACTTGCGGTCATGGGTGGAGATTCCGGCATTGTACTTCCGATCATGGCAGAAGTGACACCGACACAATCTACTGGTCAAGGACACGTTATCGCCACTGGTATGCTGAAAGATATAGCAAAGGAAGCTGTACAGAACGTTTCAGCAGTCATCAAGAACGTAACCGGGGACGATGTGATCAATCACGATATTCATATCCAGTTCATTGGAACCTATGAAGGTGTGGAAGGTGACAGTGCATCAATATCAATTGCAACTGCTGTTATATCTGCAATGGAAAACATCCCTATCGACCAGACCGTTGCAATGACAGGCTCTCTTTCTGTCAGAGGAGACGTACTGCCAATAGGCGGTGCTACCTACAAGATAGAAGCTGCAGCACAGGCAGGCATCAAGAAGGTCATTATTCCAAAATCCAACGAAGCCGATGTCCTTATCGAGGAGAACTATAGAGATATGGTTGAGATCATACCTGTAACAACAATTGCAGAGGTCATCGAACATAGCCTTGTAGGTGAAGACAAAGCAGGCATTATTGAGAAGCTCAGGAAACTGACAGAAATGAATGCCATTCCAAAATCTGAAGTTGAAACGCTCACAGGTAGCAACAATGAATGA
- a CDS encoding TldD/PmbA family protein — MFDLAEKTLKIAEQLGADEAEVFIVHSRSITADIKKNTIESAKDRSSQGIGIRTIVNGAVGFASTNIVESIDETVKVAVDSAKIRESDPDWRSLPSNSKYPKVSGTFDKKIEELGLDECISLTGEMINGALSIPNINTTSGSFSTTISKQMIMNTNGVEVIDEGTGVSGFVDVITTEGDISTAYDFEVSRFLDIDTFNIGKNASDLAIRSQNGISIEPQKTNVILHPFAFSDILGNTFEPSIDADNVQKGRSSLIGKIDEEIATSELTIVDDGTLHAGIETSISDEEGTPSQRTEIIDKGIFRSYLYDNYTAGKDDTNSTGNGTRHSYASTPSVGSRNLIIDYPQSDVIAETEEGVFINTVIGAHTANAISGDFSVEARNAFTIKDGQIDKPIKSLMLSGNIFEMLNNITGAGADVRKVGGTIAPSLRVSNMSIVG, encoded by the coding sequence ATGTTCGACCTTGCTGAAAAAACACTGAAAATAGCTGAACAACTGGGTGCCGATGAAGCTGAAGTTTTTATCGTACACAGCCGGTCCATAACTGCAGATATAAAGAAGAACACGATCGAATCCGCAAAAGACAGAAGCAGTCAGGGTATTGGAATTCGAACTATTGTCAACGGTGCAGTAGGTTTTGCAAGCACAAATATCGTGGAAAGTATCGATGAAACTGTAAAAGTAGCTGTAGATTCTGCAAAAATAAGAGAAAGCGATCCGGACTGGAGATCACTGCCTTCAAATTCAAAATATCCGAAAGTTTCAGGAACCTTTGACAAAAAGATAGAGGAGCTTGGGCTGGACGAGTGTATTTCACTGACAGGTGAAATGATCAATGGTGCGTTGTCAATACCAAACATTAACACGACCTCAGGGAGTTTCTCCACAACTATCAGCAAACAAATGATAATGAACACCAACGGTGTTGAGGTAATTGATGAAGGTACCGGAGTCTCCGGTTTCGTAGATGTTATCACAACAGAAGGAGACATCTCCACAGCCTATGACTTTGAGGTATCACGTTTCCTTGACATTGATACGTTCAACATAGGTAAAAATGCTTCAGACCTTGCCATCAGATCACAGAACGGCATATCCATCGAACCTCAGAAAACGAATGTCATACTTCACCCATTCGCATTTTCCGACATCCTCGGAAATACATTTGAACCATCCATTGATGCCGATAATGTGCAAAAGGGAAGATCATCGCTTATAGGTAAGATCGATGAAGAAATTGCCACATCAGAGCTCACAATAGTAGACGATGGCACCCTTCATGCTGGTATTGAGACATCCATCTCCGATGAAGAAGGAACCCCATCCCAGCGCACAGAGATCATCGATAAGGGTATTTTCAGATCCTACCTCTATGATAACTATACTGCAGGAAAGGATGATACCAACAGTACAGGAAATGGTACACGCCACTCCTATGCTTCCACACCTTCGGTAGGTTCTCGTAATCTGATCATAGATTATCCTCAAAGTGATGTAATAGCTGAAACTGAAGAAGGTGTCTTTATCAACACGGTGATAGGTGCCCATACTGCAAATGCTATTTCAGGAGACTTCTCAGTAGAAGCCAGGAACGCCTTCACAATAAAGGACGGACAAATAGACAAACCTATCAAGTCCCTTATGCTTTCAGGCAATATCTTTGAAATGCTCAATAACATAACCGGTGCTGGAGCCGATGTTCGCAAAGTTGGTGGAACAATTGCACCATCACTGAGAGTATCCAATATGAGCATTGTAGGATAA
- a CDS encoding chorismate mutase has translation MTAIDEVRSKIERIDNEIIKLIAERTDLADDVLESKRQEHRAINDDTQNHVVLDRAANIATEKNLDSGAVKEIFEILIRMSIERQHELSGEGNLP, from the coding sequence ATGACCGCAATAGATGAAGTTCGCAGCAAGATCGAGAGGATCGATAACGAGATCATAAAACTGATCGCGGAACGCACCGATCTTGCAGATGATGTGTTGGAGAGCAAAAGGCAAGAACACAGAGCTATCAATGATGATACGCAAAACCATGTTGTTCTTGACAGAGCTGCTAACATTGCAACCGAAAAAAACCTTGATTCCGGCGCTGTCAAAGAGATCTTTGAGATCCTTATCAGGATGAGCATTGAGCGCCAACATGAACTTAGTGGGGAAGGGAACCTCCCCTAA
- a CDS encoding shikimate kinase, whose translation MTLTGHAYALGAGTIINAIATWKGAAFGVDLKTFADVELTNNSSKISGTIENVPQGDTTLIERSVELVLEHFDIEMGGNVHTSSEVPLASGLKSSSAAANATILATLDAIGETMEPMDAVHLGVRAAKDAGVTITGALDDACASFFGGIVVTDNRKNELIKRTEKEMDVIIFAPDRQSFSSQTNVHNSELIAPWVDMAYELALEEEYEKAMTLNGFLYCGALGFSTDIMMEALKIGVKGVSLSGTGPAYSALVDKGLANELIKIWAEFGTTGKVINTKINNEGLMKL comes from the coding sequence ATGACACTAACAGGACATGCCTATGCACTCGGTGCAGGAACCATCATTAATGCAATTGCAACATGGAAAGGAGCCGCTTTCGGAGTTGACCTGAAGACCTTTGCAGATGTTGAACTTACAAACAACAGCTCAAAAATAAGCGGCACCATTGAAAATGTGCCGCAGGGTGACACTACACTGATCGAAAGGTCAGTGGAACTTGTCCTTGAGCATTTTGATATTGAGATGGGAGGCAATGTCCACACAAGCAGTGAAGTGCCGCTGGCAAGCGGACTGAAAAGCAGCAGTGCGGCTGCAAATGCAACCATTCTTGCAACCCTTGATGCCATTGGTGAAACAATGGAACCCATGGATGCAGTACATCTTGGAGTAAGGGCAGCAAAGGATGCAGGCGTTACCATCACAGGTGCTCTTGATGATGCTTGTGCCTCTTTTTTTGGTGGGATCGTTGTCACGGACAACAGGAAGAACGAACTTATCAAACGCACCGAGAAAGAGATGGATGTAATTATCTTTGCACCCGACAGGCAGTCTTTCAGTTCACAGACCAATGTTCATAACTCTGAGCTTATTGCACCCTGGGTCGATATGGCTTATGAGCTTGCACTTGAAGAGGAATATGAAAAAGCCATGACGCTTAACGGATTCCTCTATTGCGGAGCACTTGGGTTCAGTACTGATATAATGATGGAAGCCCTGAAGATCGGCGTAAAAGGAGTTAGTTTATCGGGCACAGGTCCCGCATATTCTGCACTTGTTGATAAAGGTCTGGCAAATGAACTTATAAAAATATGGGCAGAGTTTGGCACTACCGGAAAAGTGATAAATACCAAGATTAATAATGAAGGTTTAATGAAACTTTAA
- a CDS encoding hydantoinase/oxoprolinase family protein, with protein MKYSLGIDAGGTYTDAVLISDADGKIIDSTKARTTYPDLLPGIQNAFDGLDQSILKQVKLVSVSTTLATNTILEKTGYPVGLILVGKTDTPKNSAIKYYISVNGGHSSGGNEVEPLDLDSVEEFVEAVKNKVSAFAVSSYFSVRNPEHELKVKEIITELTGMPVICGHELSQSLGAYDRGITAFLNAQLLPIANQFMKTVASEVERRGINAKLMMLKCDGSIVGMNEALKHPIESIFTGPAASLVGAAYLSKEPSCVVIDVGGTSTDVSLTVNGLPQISDTGAIVGGWQTKVEAIKMETSAMGGDSHVWVMNHVLSIGPRRVVPLCVAATKYPRIIKKLKQGQSISRLKLGENVQPTKFFVRTEQKPIELTKREEELLNRIGDEPLAVSEIYLERRILPSPMLLDSLIQKRLIQTIGFTPTDALHVLGDYNEWNTEASILGAEQMCIFADMEVKELCLEIKKKVAKNMALNLLSYLMETVDAKEIEKGLDGDFFAGFKADVPVVLLGGPVRAYTEEIKKFVDAKILLPEHAEVGNAVGALAGKGVKRIEILIRVTFGESKYNLKPTSISVFSPLGKDEMSNYDEAVVYAEELGNKLVMDYMQDAELEDGNINIEVTKKVINPLNTGVPLETKYAFLGIAELKK; from the coding sequence ATGAAATATAGTCTTGGTATTGATGCAGGAGGAACTTACACCGACGCCGTTCTCATCAGCGACGCGGACGGAAAGATCATTGATTCTACAAAAGCAAGGACTACCTATCCTGACCTTTTGCCAGGCATACAGAACGCTTTTGACGGACTTGACCAATCCATTCTAAAACAGGTCAAACTTGTATCAGTATCCACTACCCTGGCAACCAACACAATTCTGGAAAAGACCGGCTATCCCGTGGGACTTATCCTCGTAGGAAAAACAGACACCCCAAAGAATTCGGCAATTAAGTACTATATCTCTGTAAATGGAGGACACAGTTCCGGCGGCAATGAGGTCGAACCGTTAGACCTTGATTCGGTCGAAGAGTTCGTCGAGGCTGTAAAGAACAAAGTATCAGCATTTGCCGTTTCATCTTATTTCAGTGTGAGAAATCCCGAACACGAACTTAAGGTAAAAGAAATTATCACAGAGCTTACCGGAATGCCTGTGATCTGCGGACACGAGCTATCCCAGTCACTGGGTGCATATGACAGAGGAATAACAGCATTCCTGAACGCCCAGTTGCTTCCAATTGCCAACCAGTTCATGAAAACAGTCGCTTCTGAGGTTGAGCGCCGTGGAATAAATGCAAAACTCATGATGTTGAAATGTGATGGCTCCATCGTAGGAATGAATGAAGCCCTCAAGCACCCTATAGAATCAATATTTACAGGACCTGCCGCCAGTCTTGTGGGTGCAGCTTACCTGTCAAAGGAACCAAGCTGCGTGGTGATCGATGTAGGCGGTACGAGTACCGATGTTTCCCTGACGGTCAACGGATTGCCACAGATATCTGATACTGGTGCCATTGTAGGCGGATGGCAGACCAAAGTAGAAGCCATTAAGATGGAAACCTCTGCAATGGGAGGAGACAGTCATGTCTGGGTCATGAACCATGTGCTCAGCATAGGACCAAGAAGGGTGGTTCCACTGTGTGTTGCAGCTACAAAATATCCAAGGATCATCAAGAAGCTGAAACAGGGACAATCAATTTCAAGACTAAAACTTGGTGAGAACGTCCAGCCAACGAAGTTCTTTGTCAGGACAGAGCAAAAACCTATAGAACTGACCAAAAGGGAAGAGGAACTTCTGAACAGGATAGGGGATGAACCACTTGCTGTCAGTGAAATATACCTGGAAAGAAGAATACTGCCTTCTCCAATGCTTCTTGACAGCCTGATACAGAAAAGACTTATACAGACCATCGGATTCACACCTACCGATGCATTGCATGTACTTGGAGATTACAACGAATGGAATACCGAAGCATCGATCCTCGGTGCAGAACAAATGTGTATCTTTGCAGATATGGAAGTAAAGGAGCTCTGTCTTGAGATCAAAAAGAAAGTTGCAAAGAACATGGCATTGAATCTCCTTTCCTACCTGATGGAAACCGTGGATGCAAAAGAGATAGAAAAAGGTCTTGACGGGGATTTCTTCGCCGGATTCAAAGCCGATGTCCCGGTAGTACTTCTCGGTGGACCTGTGCGTGCATATACCGAAGAAATAAAGAAGTTCGTGGATGCAAAGATACTGCTACCTGAACACGCGGAAGTAGGAAATGCAGTTGGAGCTCTTGCAGGAAAAGGTGTGAAAAGAATAGAGATCCTTATCAGGGTCACCTTCGGCGAATCCAAATACAATCTCAAGCCAACCTCCATATCCGTATTCTCCCCTCTTGGAAAGGATGAGATGAGCAACTACGATGAAGCAGTGGTCTATGCAGAAGAACTTGGCAACAAGCTGGTAATGGATTACATGCAGGATGCAGAACTTGAAGATGGCAACATCAACATCGAAGTTACCAAAAAGGTGATCAATCCTTTAAATACAGGAGTACCACTGGAGACGAAATATGCTTTCCTGGGTATTGCTGAATTGAAGAAGTAA
- a CDS encoding TldD/PmbA family protein: protein MNEVCFYDARVIDGTSTSIVLDNGNIEEISVNYSRGCGVRALCGGSWGFTTAEGNFDIKDAISSASELAQQMNNISPKDKVELKPTEEPVVKDLPVATIDPKDIPIEEKVQLLKDIDSHAKIDGISSTSAVYSEASVKVQYINSEGIDCEYDLIRTGFAISAVASEGGAYQVGRESRFGVSGYELFEKNDVFALAESAGRTAVELLGAKQAKGGTLPVILDPELAGVFAHEAVGHASEADLVLEGSSILEGRIGEQIASPLINIIDDPTIHEYGYYPFDSEGVTSSKTTIIKDGTLNSYIHSRETAAALGGEPGNCRAQGYSEPIVRMSNTYIDNGDSNFDEMLEDVKDGMYLTGSRGGQVNTGEGIFQFNAEKGYLIENGEVTTLIRDVSLSGKTLEILNNVTMVGNDLKMHSGRCGKGGQLAPVSDGSPHISISKALVGGA, encoded by the coding sequence ATGAATGAAGTTTGTTTTTACGACGCCAGGGTGATCGATGGTACATCTACCTCGATCGTCCTTGATAATGGCAATATCGAAGAGATCTCGGTAAATTACAGCAGGGGATGTGGAGTTCGCGCATTATGCGGAGGATCCTGGGGATTTACTACAGCTGAGGGGAACTTTGATATTAAAGATGCTATCAGTTCGGCTTCAGAGCTTGCACAGCAGATGAACAACATCTCTCCAAAAGACAAGGTTGAGCTCAAACCCACGGAAGAACCGGTAGTTAAAGACCTCCCGGTTGCTACTATTGATCCCAAGGACATTCCAATTGAAGAGAAGGTCCAGTTGTTGAAAGACATAGACAGTCATGCAAAGATAGATGGAATTAGCAGTACCTCTGCAGTTTATTCTGAAGCTTCTGTCAAAGTACAATACATCAATTCCGAAGGTATTGATTGTGAATACGATCTAATAAGAACTGGATTCGCCATCAGTGCAGTGGCCAGCGAAGGCGGAGCTTACCAGGTAGGCAGAGAAAGCCGTTTCGGAGTTTCCGGCTATGAACTTTTTGAGAAGAACGATGTATTTGCTCTCGCCGAATCCGCAGGAAGAACTGCTGTGGAATTACTTGGTGCAAAACAGGCAAAGGGTGGAACACTTCCCGTTATACTCGACCCGGAACTTGCAGGCGTATTTGCCCATGAAGCCGTAGGCCATGCATCTGAAGCAGACCTTGTACTTGAAGGAAGCTCCATACTTGAAGGACGTATCGGAGAACAGATCGCTTCACCACTTATTAACATAATCGATGACCCTACTATTCATGAATACGGGTACTACCCCTTTGATTCTGAAGGTGTCACGTCCTCAAAGACCACCATCATAAAAGATGGTACCTTAAACTCATACATACACTCAAGGGAAACTGCAGCAGCCCTTGGCGGAGAACCCGGGAACTGTCGCGCACAGGGATATTCTGAACCTATCGTAAGGATGAGCAATACTTATATTGACAATGGTGATTCCAATTTTGACGAGATGCTGGAAGATGTCAAAGACGGCATGTACCTTACCGGCTCACGTGGCGGTCAGGTCAATACAGGTGAGGGGATATTCCAGTTCAATGCCGAAAAAGGTTATCTTATAGAGAATGGGGAAGTGACCACATTGATTCGCGATGTATCCCTTTCCGGCAAAACACTTGAGATCCTTAATAATGTCACAATGGTCGGAAACGACCTTAAGATGCATTCGGGAAGATGTGGTAAAGGCGGTCAGCTTGCACCGGTCTCGGATGGTTCACCACACATATCAATTTCAAAAGCACTAGTAGGAGGTGCCTGA